The following coding sequences lie in one Azospirillum humicireducens genomic window:
- a CDS encoding Fur family transcriptional regulator, protein MSSLHDHTHCIADALTRADALCAERGARLTALRRRVLELVWSSHRPRGAYAILEDLSQQDGKAAAPLTVYRALEFLVEQGLVHRIESLNAYVGCAAPGAVHSGQFLVCDACGDAAEIDDPGVGSAIVAAAAERGFRVQRPTVEVRGLCKSCQEKPR, encoded by the coding sequence ATGTCTTCGCTCCACGACCATACCCACTGCATCGCCGACGCCCTGACCCGTGCCGACGCGCTGTGCGCCGAACGGGGGGCGCGGCTGACCGCGCTGCGCCGCCGTGTGCTGGAGCTGGTGTGGTCCAGCCACCGGCCGCGCGGCGCCTATGCGATCCTGGAAGATCTCAGCCAGCAGGACGGCAAGGCGGCGGCGCCGCTGACCGTCTATCGCGCGCTGGAATTCCTGGTCGAACAGGGGCTGGTCCACCGCATCGAATCGCTGAATGCCTATGTCGGCTGCGCCGCACCGGGGGCTGTCCATTCCGGGCAGTTCCTGGTGTGCGATGCCTGCGGCGATGCGGCCGAGATCGACGATCCGGGTGTCGGCTCGGCCATCGTCGCCGCGGCGGCCGAGCGCGGCTTCCGTGTCCAGCGCCCCACCGTCGAGGTGCGCGGCCTGTGCAAATCCTGTCAGGAGAAACCCCGTTGA
- a CDS encoding ISAs1 family transposase has product MSWYAKVFAALPDPRTGNAKRHDLLEVLTIALTASICGAESCSDFADFAVDREALFRDFLRLENGIPSHDTFSRIFRLLDPAAFAACFGRFLDELGTAGAGVLAIDGKTLRRSFDDAARANPLAVVTAFASATRVVVGQQSFRVAEGDSEIVAARALLGCMDLTGWLVTADAIHCQMDTARIIRDQGGDYLLRLKANHPALHGMVVDYFADPLTLAELNTYETTDADHGRIETRRAWVSHDLSWLRGPKSACSEPALLPDMACLGMIEAAVERNGKTTVTRHYHLASRPLGAEEYLNAARAHWSVENGLHWVLDVTFDEDRARNRKDHGPENLATLRKLALNVLNRARPDVSVRRKRKRSGWSDDFARSILGQMR; this is encoded by the coding sequence ATGTCGTGGTACGCCAAGGTGTTTGCCGCTTTACCGGACCCTCGCACGGGGAATGCCAAGCGGCACGACCTCCTGGAGGTTCTCACGATCGCGCTGACGGCGTCGATCTGCGGGGCTGAGAGCTGTTCGGACTTTGCCGATTTTGCGGTGGACCGGGAGGCTTTGTTCCGGGACTTCCTGCGTCTGGAGAACGGGATTCCGAGCCACGACACATTCTCGCGGATCTTCCGGCTTCTCGATCCGGCCGCCTTTGCGGCGTGCTTCGGGCGGTTTCTGGACGAGTTGGGGACGGCAGGCGCGGGCGTGCTCGCCATCGACGGCAAGACGCTACGCCGCTCCTTCGACGACGCGGCGCGCGCCAACCCGCTGGCAGTGGTCACGGCGTTCGCCTCGGCCACGCGCGTGGTGGTGGGCCAGCAGAGCTTCCGGGTGGCCGAGGGCGACAGCGAGATCGTGGCGGCGCGGGCCTTGCTGGGATGCATGGACCTGACGGGATGGCTGGTGACCGCCGACGCCATCCATTGCCAAATGGACACCGCGCGCATCATTCGCGACCAAGGGGGCGACTACCTTCTGCGGCTCAAGGCCAACCACCCCGCCCTGCATGGCATGGTGGTGGACTATTTCGCCGATCCGCTGACGCTGGCCGAATTGAATACGTACGAAACCACCGATGCCGATCACGGCCGTATCGAGACCCGCCGGGCTTGGGTCAGCCATGACCTGAGTTGGCTGCGCGGTCCCAAGTCGGCTTGCTCGGAACCGGCTCTGCTCCCCGACATGGCCTGCCTGGGCATGATCGAGGCCGCCGTCGAACGCAATGGCAAAACCACCGTCACCCGCCACTATCACCTCGCCTCGCGACCGCTTGGCGCCGAAGAGTACCTCAACGCCGCTCGGGCACACTGGTCGGTGGAGAACGGCCTCCACTGGGTTCTCGACGTTACCTTCGACGAGGACCGCGCCAGAAACCGCAAGGATCACGGCCCGGAAAACCTCGCTACCCTGCGCAAACTCGCCCTCAACGTCCTCAACCGCGCCCGCCCCGACGTCTCCGTCCGCCGCAAGCGCAAACGCTCAGGATGGTCCGACGACTTCGCCAGATCCATCCTTGGGCAAATGCGATAA
- a CDS encoding ligase-associated DNA damage response DEXH box helicase, translating to MDAPSPALIPPNVAAWFRSRGWAPHPHQVAMVEAAERGESALLIAPTGGGKTLAGFLPSLIELAERPRDGLHTLYISPLKALAVDIQRNLETPIAEMRLPIRAETRTGDTPEAKRKRQRSHPPHMLMTTPESLALLLSYTDADRLFRNLRCVIVDELHALAGSKRGDLLALGLARLSRLAPAARRVGLSATVAEPERLLAWLSRRGRHEGTDSDDVRLVLGRSGAQAEVEILTSQERVPWAGHMAMHAMKEIYERVRRQRTTLLFVNTRAQAELVFQALWRVNDDNLPIALHHGSLAVEQRRKVEGAMARGELRAVVATSSLDLGIDWAAVDLVVQIGAPKGSSRLVQRIGRANHRLDEPSRALLVPANRFEVLECRAALEAVHDHTLDGEAPRPGGLDVLAQHLLGMACAAPFLADDLYEEVVSAAPYAAMTRDEFDDVLDFVATGGYALGAYERFQRLKLREDGRTAVAGPAVARQYRMNVGTITQEALLRVRLNRGPVLGEVEEYFIQGLTPGDTFLFAGQLLKFLGVREMEAQVAKGGTGDPKVPAYAGGRLPLTTHLAERVRAMLADPHQWEGLPEDVQEWLRLQRYRSVLPSRDGLLVETFPKAGKRFLVAYAFEGRNAHQTLGMLLTRRMERLSLGPLGFVATDYVLAVWSLRSPTDMDTLFDQDMLGDDLEAWMDESSMLRRTFRNVALIAGVIDRRHPGQEKTGRQVTFSSDLIYDVLRKHDPGHVLLRATRADAAGGLTDIRRLSDFLARVRGRITHKDLDRISPLAVPVILEIGRERVEGSATDELLAAAEAELLAEAMPELAPPKRAKPEQGRLIL from the coding sequence ATGGATGCACCCTCCCCTGCCCTGATCCCGCCCAACGTCGCCGCGTGGTTCCGGTCGCGCGGCTGGGCGCCGCACCCGCATCAGGTCGCAATGGTCGAGGCGGCGGAACGGGGCGAGAGCGCGCTGCTGATCGCCCCCACCGGCGGCGGCAAGACGCTGGCGGGCTTCCTGCCATCGCTGATCGAACTGGCCGAACGGCCGCGCGATGGGCTGCACACCCTCTACATCTCGCCGCTGAAGGCGCTGGCGGTGGACATCCAGCGCAATCTGGAAACACCCATCGCCGAGATGCGGCTGCCGATCCGGGCGGAAACCCGCACCGGCGACACGCCGGAGGCCAAGCGCAAGCGCCAGCGCAGCCATCCGCCGCACATGCTGATGACGACGCCGGAAAGCCTGGCGCTGCTGCTGTCCTACACCGACGCCGACCGGCTGTTCCGCAATCTGCGCTGCGTCATCGTCGACGAGCTGCATGCGCTGGCAGGATCCAAGCGCGGCGACCTGCTGGCCCTCGGGCTGGCCCGCCTGTCACGGCTTGCTCCCGCCGCAAGGCGGGTCGGGCTGTCGGCCACGGTGGCGGAGCCCGAACGCCTGCTGGCCTGGCTGTCGCGCCGCGGCCGGCATGAGGGAACCGACTCCGACGACGTGCGCCTCGTGCTTGGCCGCTCCGGCGCCCAGGCGGAGGTCGAGATCCTGACCTCGCAGGAGCGGGTGCCCTGGGCCGGCCACATGGCGATGCATGCGATGAAGGAGATCTACGAGCGCGTCCGCCGTCAGCGCACCACCCTGCTGTTCGTCAACACCCGCGCCCAGGCCGAACTGGTCTTCCAGGCGCTGTGGCGGGTCAACGACGACAACCTCCCCATCGCGCTCCACCATGGCTCGCTGGCGGTGGAACAGCGCCGCAAGGTCGAGGGCGCCATGGCGCGCGGCGAGCTGCGGGCGGTGGTCGCCACCTCCTCGCTCGATCTCGGCATCGACTGGGCGGCGGTGGATCTGGTGGTGCAGATCGGCGCGCCCAAGGGGTCGAGCCGGCTGGTCCAGCGCATCGGCCGCGCCAACCACCGGCTGGACGAGCCCAGCCGCGCCCTGCTGGTCCCCGCCAACCGCTTCGAGGTGCTGGAATGCCGCGCCGCGCTGGAGGCCGTGCACGACCACACGCTGGACGGCGAGGCGCCGCGGCCGGGCGGGCTGGACGTGCTGGCCCAGCATCTGCTCGGCATGGCCTGCGCCGCCCCCTTCCTGGCCGACGATCTGTATGAGGAGGTGGTCTCCGCCGCCCCCTATGCCGCGATGACCCGCGACGAGTTCGACGACGTGCTGGATTTCGTCGCCACCGGCGGCTATGCGCTCGGCGCCTATGAGCGGTTCCAGCGCCTGAAGCTGCGCGAGGATGGCAGGACGGCGGTGGCCGGCCCGGCGGTGGCGCGCCAGTACCGCATGAATGTCGGCACCATCACCCAGGAGGCGCTGCTGCGCGTCCGGCTGAACCGCGGCCCGGTGCTGGGCGAGGTGGAGGAGTATTTCATCCAGGGCCTGACCCCCGGCGACACCTTCCTGTTCGCCGGCCAGCTTTTGAAGTTCCTCGGCGTGCGCGAGATGGAGGCGCAGGTCGCCAAGGGCGGCACCGGCGATCCGAAGGTTCCCGCCTATGCCGGCGGGCGGCTGCCGCTGACCACCCATCTGGCCGAGCGGGTGCGCGCCATGCTGGCCGATCCGCACCAGTGGGAGGGGCTGCCGGAGGATGTGCAGGAATGGCTGCGGCTTCAGCGCTACCGCTCGGTCCTGCCCAGCCGCGACGGGCTGCTGGTGGAAACCTTCCCCAAGGCCGGCAAGCGCTTCCTCGTCGCCTATGCCTTCGAGGGGCGCAACGCCCACCAGACGCTGGGCATGCTGCTGACCCGGCGGATGGAGCGCCTCTCGCTGGGTCCGCTGGGCTTCGTCGCCACCGACTATGTGCTGGCGGTGTGGTCGCTGCGCTCGCCAACCGATATGGACACGCTGTTCGACCAGGACATGCTGGGCGACGACCTGGAAGCCTGGATGGACGAATCGTCGATGCTGCGGCGGACCTTCCGCAATGTGGCGCTGATCGCCGGGGTGATCGACCGCCGCCATCCCGGCCAGGAGAAGACCGGGCGCCAGGTCACCTTCTCCTCCGACCTGATCTATGACGTGCTGCGCAAGCACGATCCCGGCCATGTGCTGCTGCGGGCGACTCGGGCCGATGCGGCGGGCGGTCTGACCGACATCCGCCGCCTGTCCGATTTCCTGGCGCGGGTGCGCGGCCGGATCACCCACAAGGACCTCGACCGCATCTCCCCGCTGGCGGTGCCGGTGATCCTGGAGATCGGACGCGAGCGGGTGGAGGGCAGCGCCACCGACGAACTGCTCGCCGCCGCCGAGGCCGAGTTGCTGGCGGAGGCGATGCCGGAACTTGCCCCTCCGAAACGTGCCAAACCGGAACAGGGCCGGTTGATCCTGTGA
- a CDS encoding M1 family metallopeptidase, protein MTTLRIRALALAGAALVLGVVAPAGAAPLHHDIELTLDPAAGRLEAVDRLTLPAGAQSLRLDPALILHEVRIGDRSVSTDRRGDRLRLNVPDGGGAVTIRYGGRLPGFTAGTGLALDGEGAFLPGWGGWLPDAGADPAVDTDGPPSWRLSLRLPAPYVAVATGRLVEEERDAAGYRAVFEETRSVEEPSVFAGPWTVEERMAGALRLRLYRHLEQTGLADGYLALSEQAIAAGAARIGAYPFDGFSIVSVPPPVGLGFPGLTAIGRSVLPLPFIRSQSLTHEIMHNWWGNGVRVGAGGNWAEGLTTYMADYAAARDRGADAARAMRLDWLRDYAALPAERDRPLTEFRSKTHDAAQIVGYGKAAMLFHMLEAEIGRDAFDAGIRRFWSDHAFRDAGWSDLRRAFEAASGRDLGGLFAQWLERRGAPLLTLADARADGDGVLLTLRQEADRPYALTVPVRLETAAGVEDHRLRFDGKDTTLRVTAKAAVRAVAVDPDFDLFRRLAPGEAPPILRDVTLRPGAERVIAADGDAVEAARALADRLMDGVARESGGGTAPLLLVGTDAAVARELERRGLPPVPAELAGRGSARAWVSRAADGRTALVVSGADAAALQALVRPLPHYGRQSWLVFDGAKATDRGVWAVGESPLRRVVGR, encoded by the coding sequence ATGACGACCCTGCGCATCCGGGCCCTGGCCCTGGCGGGAGCGGCCCTGGTCCTGGGCGTGGTCGCCCCGGCCGGCGCCGCGCCGCTTCACCATGACATCGAGCTGACGCTCGACCCCGCCGCCGGCCGGCTGGAGGCCGTGGACCGGCTGACCCTGCCGGCCGGGGCGCAGTCTCTGCGGCTGGACCCTGCGCTGATCCTGCATGAGGTGCGGATCGGCGACCGCTCCGTTTCGACCGACCGCCGCGGCGACCGGCTGCGGCTGAACGTCCCGGACGGGGGCGGGGCGGTGACCATCCGCTATGGCGGGCGGCTGCCGGGTTTCACCGCCGGGACCGGGCTGGCGTTGGACGGGGAGGGCGCGTTCCTGCCGGGGTGGGGCGGCTGGCTGCCCGATGCCGGGGCCGACCCGGCCGTCGATACCGACGGGCCGCCCAGCTGGCGGCTGTCGCTGCGGTTGCCGGCGCCCTATGTCGCCGTCGCGACAGGGCGGCTGGTGGAGGAGGAACGTGACGCCGCCGGCTACCGCGCCGTGTTCGAGGAAACCCGCAGCGTCGAGGAACCGTCCGTCTTCGCCGGTCCCTGGACGGTCGAGGAGCGGATGGCCGGAGCCTTGCGCCTGCGTCTCTACCGCCATCTCGAACAGACCGGGCTGGCCGACGGCTATCTCGCCTTGTCGGAGCAGGCCATCGCCGCCGGAGCGGCCCGCATTGGCGCCTATCCGTTCGATGGATTCAGCATCGTTTCGGTTCCGCCGCCGGTGGGGTTGGGCTTTCCGGGACTGACCGCCATCGGCCGCTCCGTCCTGCCGCTGCCCTTCATCCGCAGCCAGTCGCTGACCCACGAGATCATGCACAACTGGTGGGGCAACGGCGTGCGCGTCGGCGCCGGCGGCAACTGGGCGGAGGGGCTGACCACCTACATGGCCGATTACGCCGCCGCCCGCGACCGCGGTGCCGACGCTGCGCGGGCGATGCGGCTGGACTGGCTGCGCGACTATGCCGCCCTGCCGGCCGAGCGTGACCGTCCGCTGACGGAGTTCCGGTCCAAGACGCATGACGCCGCGCAGATCGTCGGCTACGGCAAGGCGGCGATGCTGTTCCACATGCTGGAGGCGGAGATCGGCCGCGACGCCTTCGATGCCGGTATCCGGCGCTTCTGGAGCGACCACGCCTTCCGCGATGCCGGCTGGTCCGACCTGCGCCGCGCCTTCGAGGCGGCGTCAGGCCGCGACCTCGGCGGGCTGTTCGCCCAATGGCTGGAGCGGCGGGGCGCACCACTGCTGACGCTGGCGGATGCCCGTGCCGATGGTGACGGCGTGCTGCTGACCCTGCGGCAGGAGGCCGACCGGCCCTATGCCCTGACCGTGCCGGTGCGGCTGGAGACGGCTGCGGGTGTCGAGGACCACAGGCTGCGCTTCGATGGGAAGGACACGACATTGCGCGTGACCGCCAAGGCTGCGGTCCGGGCGGTGGCCGTCGATCCCGATTTCGACCTGTTCCGCCGGCTTGCGCCGGGCGAGGCGCCGCCGATCCTGCGCGACGTTACCCTGCGCCCTGGTGCCGAGCGGGTGATCGCCGCCGACGGCGACGCGGTCGAGGCCGCGAGGGCGCTGGCCGACCGTCTGATGGACGGCGTGGCACGGGAGAGTGGGGGGGGAACTGCGCCGCTGCTGCTGGTCGGCACCGACGCGGCGGTGGCGCGGGAGTTGGAAAGGCGCGGGCTGCCGCCGGTGCCGGCGGAACTGGCCGGACGGGGCAGCGCGCGGGCGTGGGTGTCGCGCGCGGCCGACGGGCGGACGGCGCTGGTGGTGTCGGGCGCCGATGCTGCCGCGCTGCAGGCGCTGGTCCGGCCGCTGCCGCATTACGGACGGCAGAGCTGGCTGGTGTTCGACGGGGCGAAGGCCACCGACCGCGGGGTGTGGGCGGTCGGCGAAAGCCCGCTGCGGCGGGTGGTGGGGCGGTGA
- a CDS encoding CobW family GTP-binding protein, translating into MQILSGETPLSAPAASPARLPVSVLTGFLGSGKTTLLQALLRNPGMARTAIVINEFGEVGLDHLLVAKASENMVLMDSGCLCCTIRGDLVDTLRDLFLKRVKGEIPDFDRVVVETTGLADPAPIIHTLMSDPLLAARFRLDGVIATVDAAHGSLQLDRQPESVKQAAVADRIVLTKTDVATPAATAALMQRLAAINPAAPVLPAAHGEIDPKRLFDAGLYNPETKSPDVARWLREEAYRDEQAKAHGHEHHDHGHGHHEHEHDHGHDHHHHDHGHDHGHDHGQDHGDHCGPDCGHDHHHHDANRHDDHIRAFCMVIDRPVPWNGFVDFMEALIAQAGENLLRVKGLLNVQESELPVVVHGVQHMFHPPVRLEDWPSEDHRTKLVFITRDVGQTVIEPLFNGLVWGEGK; encoded by the coding sequence GTGCAAATCCTGTCAGGAGAAACCCCGTTGAGCGCTCCCGCCGCCTCTCCCGCCCGCCTTCCCGTCTCGGTGCTGACCGGCTTCCTCGGCAGCGGCAAGACCACGCTGCTGCAGGCGCTGCTGCGCAACCCCGGCATGGCGCGCACCGCCATCGTCATCAACGAGTTCGGGGAGGTCGGGCTCGACCATCTTCTGGTCGCCAAGGCGTCGGAGAACATGGTGCTGATGGACAGCGGCTGCCTGTGCTGCACCATCCGCGGCGATCTGGTGGACACGCTGCGCGACCTGTTCCTGAAGCGGGTGAAGGGCGAGATCCCCGACTTCGACCGGGTTGTGGTGGAAACGACCGGGCTGGCCGATCCGGCGCCGATCATCCACACCCTGATGTCGGACCCGCTGCTGGCCGCCCGCTTCCGTCTGGACGGGGTGATCGCCACGGTGGACGCGGCGCACGGCTCGCTCCAGCTCGACCGCCAGCCGGAAAGCGTCAAGCAGGCCGCCGTCGCCGACCGCATCGTCCTGACCAAGACCGATGTCGCCACCCCCGCGGCCACTGCCGCCCTGATGCAGCGCCTTGCCGCCATCAACCCGGCCGCCCCGGTCCTTCCCGCCGCCCATGGCGAGATCGACCCCAAGCGGCTGTTCGATGCCGGGCTCTACAATCCCGAGACCAAGAGCCCGGACGTCGCCCGCTGGCTGCGCGAGGAGGCCTATCGCGACGAACAGGCCAAGGCGCACGGGCACGAGCACCATGACCATGGTCATGGTCATCATGAACATGAACATGACCACGGGCACGACCATCACCATCACGACCATGGGCACGACCATGGGCACGACCATGGGCAAGACCATGGCGACCATTGCGGTCCCGACTGCGGCCACGACCATCATCACCACGACGCCAACCGCCATGACGACCACATCCGCGCCTTCTGCATGGTGATCGACCGGCCGGTTCCGTGGAACGGCTTCGTCGACTTCATGGAGGCGCTGATCGCCCAGGCCGGCGAGAATCTGCTGCGGGTGAAGGGGCTGCTGAACGTTCAGGAAAGCGAGCTGCCGGTGGTCGTCCACGGCGTCCAGCACATGTTCCACCCACCCGTCCGCCTGGAGGACTGGCCCAGCGAGGACCATCGCACCAAGCTGGTATTCATCACCCGCGATGTCGGGCAGACGGTGATCGAGCCGCTGTTCAACGGGCTGGTCTGGGGCGAGGGGAAGTAG
- the rpsU gene encoding 30S ribosomal protein S21 — protein sequence MQVLVRDNNVDQALRALKKKMQREGIFREMKLRRNYEKPSEKRAREKAEAVRRTRKLLRKRMEREGY from the coding sequence GTGCAAGTTCTGGTCCGAGATAACAACGTCGATCAGGCCCTCCGCGCGCTCAAGAAGAAGATGCAGCGCGAGGGCATTTTCCGTGAAATGAAGCTCCGCCGTAACTACGAGAAGCCCTCGGAGAAGCGTGCGCGCGAGAAGGCTGAAGCGGTGCGTCGCACCCGCAAGCTGCTCCGCAAGCGGATGGAACGCGAGGGCTACTAA
- a CDS encoding cryptochrome/photolyase family protein, with protein sequence MPAPIATPIIVWFRNDLRLADNPALTAAAQASAERGAPVIPLYILEEEPGDPPCDPWPLGGAQRWWLHGSLERLATCCARHGSPLLLRRGEPGAVLDALIAETGSECVLWNRRYTPAQTARDAAIKERLKARGIDARSFNAGLLAEPWTVRNKSGGPFKVFTPFWRHLSATLSPPLPTRAPAALKAPDKAPAGDALDSWGLLPTKPDWAAGLRKRWVPGETAALSHLADFLERPVGVYATERDRPDRAGTSALSPYLAFGEIGPRQVWHAARHAAEARPELAPGVDSFLREVGWREFQYHLLHHAPELPDSPLDPRFADFPWREDAAGLQAWQRGRTGYPIVDAGMRQLWETGWMHNRVRMIVASFLVKDLLLPWQEGERWFWDTLVDADLAQNAGNWQWVAGCGADAAPFFRVFNPVLQGEKFDPEGDYVRRYVPELDRLPPRWIHQPWAAPTEVLRQAGIRLGADYPRPIIDHGAARDRALALFNERKGRVEPVS encoded by the coding sequence ATGCCCGCCCCCATCGCCACTCCCATCATCGTCTGGTTCCGCAACGACCTGCGTCTGGCCGACAACCCGGCACTGACGGCAGCGGCCCAGGCCTCGGCCGAACGCGGCGCGCCGGTCATCCCGCTCTATATCCTGGAGGAGGAGCCCGGCGATCCCCCCTGCGATCCCTGGCCGCTCGGCGGGGCCCAGCGCTGGTGGCTGCATGGCAGCCTGGAACGGCTCGCCACCTGCTGCGCCCGCCACGGCTCACCGCTGCTGCTGCGCCGGGGCGAGCCGGGGGCCGTGCTGGACGCGCTGATCGCCGAGACGGGGTCGGAGTGCGTGTTGTGGAACCGCCGCTACACACCCGCCCAGACCGCCCGCGACGCGGCGATCAAGGAGCGGCTGAAGGCGCGCGGCATCGACGCCCGCAGCTTCAACGCCGGCCTGCTGGCCGAACCCTGGACCGTCCGCAACAAGAGCGGAGGTCCCTTCAAGGTCTTCACCCCCTTCTGGCGCCACCTCTCCGCGACGTTGAGCCCACCGTTGCCGACCCGCGCGCCCGCAGCCCTGAAGGCACCGGACAAGGCACCGGCGGGCGATGCGCTCGACAGTTGGGGCCTGCTGCCGACCAAGCCCGATTGGGCCGCGGGCTTGCGCAAGCGTTGGGTGCCGGGAGAAACGGCGGCGCTGTCCCATCTCGCCGATTTCCTCGAGCGACCGGTCGGGGTCTATGCCACGGAACGCGACCGCCCTGACCGCGCCGGCACCTCCGCCCTCTCCCCCTATCTGGCCTTCGGGGAGATCGGACCGCGGCAGGTCTGGCATGCCGCACGCCATGCCGCCGAGGCCCGGCCGGAGCTTGCCCCCGGCGTCGATTCCTTCCTGCGCGAGGTCGGCTGGCGCGAGTTCCAGTATCATCTGCTGCACCACGCACCGGAACTGCCCGACAGCCCGCTCGATCCCCGCTTCGCCGACTTTCCCTGGCGCGAGGATGCGGCGGGCCTGCAGGCCTGGCAGCGTGGGCGCACCGGCTACCCCATCGTCGATGCCGGCATGCGGCAGCTGTGGGAGACCGGCTGGATGCACAACCGGGTGCGGATGATCGTCGCCTCCTTCCTGGTCAAGGATCTGCTGCTGCCCTGGCAGGAGGGGGAGCGCTGGTTCTGGGACACGCTGGTCGATGCCGACCTCGCCCAGAATGCCGGAAATTGGCAGTGGGTGGCGGGATGCGGTGCCGATGCCGCCCCCTTCTTCCGCGTCTTCAACCCAGTGCTGCAAGGCGAGAAGTTCGACCCGGAAGGTGATTACGTCCGCCGCTACGTCCCCGAACTTGACCGGCTGCCGCCGCGCTGGATCCACCAGCCCTGGGCCGCCCCGACCGAGGTGCTCCGGCAGGCCGGCATCCGGCTGGGCGCCGATTACCCGCGACCGATCATCGACCATGGTGCCGCCCGCGACCGTGCGCTGGCCCTCTTCAACGAGCGCAAAGGGCGGGTCGAGCCGGTGTCCTGA
- the pdeM gene encoding ligase-associated DNA damage response endonuclease PdeM: MSMTGTMDCAALTLCGADLLADPSGALLWLAEGTLAVADLHLEKGSAFAARGRMLPPYDTRATLDRLAELIARERPARVLCLGDSFHDRRAAERMAPSDVERLRGLTGAVADWVWITGNHDPEPPQGLGGRVAAELSIGPLTFRHEAQPGAVGELSGHLHPAAALALAGRRVRERCFATDGAKLILPAFGSFTGGLNVLESAFDGLLARQFEVLMTVRGRVYRFPCARLSPDRAR; the protein is encoded by the coding sequence ATGAGCATGACCGGGACGATGGACTGTGCGGCGCTGACTCTGTGCGGCGCCGACCTGCTGGCCGATCCTTCGGGCGCGCTGCTGTGGCTGGCGGAGGGCACCCTCGCCGTCGCCGACCTGCATCTGGAGAAGGGCTCGGCCTTCGCCGCACGCGGCCGGATGCTGCCCCCCTACGACACGCGGGCGACGCTCGACCGGCTGGCGGAGCTGATCGCGCGAGAGCGGCCGGCGCGCGTGCTTTGCCTGGGCGACAGCTTCCACGACCGCCGCGCGGCGGAACGGATGGCTCCGTCCGACGTGGAGCGGCTGCGCGGCCTGACCGGCGCCGTAGCGGACTGGGTGTGGATCACCGGCAACCACGACCCCGAACCGCCGCAGGGCCTTGGCGGACGGGTGGCCGCGGAGCTGTCCATCGGCCCCCTGACCTTCCGGCACGAGGCGCAGCCCGGTGCGGTGGGTGAGCTGTCGGGGCACCTGCACCCGGCGGCAGCGCTGGCGCTGGCCGGACGGCGGGTGCGCGAGCGCTGCTTCGCCACCGATGGCGCCAAACTGATTCTGCCCGCCTTCGGCAGCTTCACCGGCGGGTTGAACGTGCTGGAGTCCGCCTTCGACGGACTGCTGGCGCGGCAGTTCGAGGTGCTGATGACGGTGCGCGGCCGGGTCTATCGCTTCCCCTGCGCCCGTTTGTCGCCGGACCGCGCGCGCTGA
- the panB gene encoding 3-methyl-2-oxobutanoate hydroxymethyltransferase, whose product MSASNLTARQSVPALRARKGGEPIVCLTAYTAPVARLLDPHVDLLLVGDSLGMVVYGLDSTLPVTLDMMIAHGAAVVRASQRACVVVDLPFGSYQESKEAAFRASARVMAETGAQAVKLEGGLEMAETVAFLTARGIPVMGHVGLTPQSVNTLGGYKAVGRDAEAAERIAADARAIAEAGAFTLVIEGTIEALARRITEEVAIPTIGIGGSPACDGQVLVTDDMLGLFGAFQPKFVKRYANLGETVSDAAATYAAEVRSRAFPGPEHCFGVKKAAAV is encoded by the coding sequence ATGAGCGCTTCCAACCTCACCGCCCGCCAGTCGGTCCCGGCGCTACGCGCCCGCAAGGGGGGCGAGCCCATCGTCTGCCTGACCGCCTATACCGCCCCAGTGGCCAGGCTGCTCGATCCGCATGTCGATCTGCTGCTGGTGGGCGACTCGCTGGGCATGGTGGTCTACGGGCTGGACAGCACGCTGCCGGTGACGCTGGACATGATGATCGCCCATGGCGCCGCCGTGGTCCGCGCCTCCCAGCGCGCCTGCGTGGTGGTCGACCTGCCCTTCGGCAGCTACCAGGAAAGCAAGGAGGCTGCCTTCCGCGCCTCGGCCCGCGTGATGGCGGAGACCGGCGCCCAGGCGGTCAAGCTGGAAGGCGGGCTGGAGATGGCGGAGACCGTGGCTTTCCTGACCGCCCGCGGCATCCCGGTGATGGGCCATGTCGGGCTGACTCCGCAATCGGTGAACACGCTCGGCGGCTACAAGGCCGTCGGCCGCGACGCCGAGGCGGCGGAGCGGATCGCCGCCGACGCGCGCGCGATTGCCGAGGCCGGCGCCTTCACCCTGGTGATCGAAGGCACGATCGAGGCGCTGGCCCGCCGCATCACCGAGGAGGTGGCGATCCCCACCATCGGCATCGGCGGCTCGCCGGCCTGCGACGGTCAGGTCCTGGTCACCGACGACATGCTCGGCCTGTTCGGCGCCTTCCAGCCCAAATTCGTCAAGCGTTACGCCAATCTGGGCGAGACGGTGAGCGATGCCGCCGCGACCTACGCCGCCGAGGTGCGCAGCCGCGCCTTCCCCGGACCGGAGCATTGCTTCGGCGTGAAGAAGGCCGCGGCGGTATAG